The proteins below come from a single Triticum aestivum cultivar Chinese Spring chromosome 5D, IWGSC CS RefSeq v2.1, whole genome shotgun sequence genomic window:
- the LOC123121545 gene encoding photosystem I chlorophyll a/b-binding protein 6, chloroplastic, which yields MATPLPTGSFSACRLQPRTRALHATKPPVQNAGAAAAAAACAPVRRGGSHRTGATKSSLSTVCEPLGPDRPVWFPGTAPPPWLDGSLPGDFGFDPLGFGSEPESLRWFAQAELMHGRWAMLAAAGILVPEVLHKWGFMEEFSWYTAGEREYFADPWTLFVTQMALMGWVEGRRWMDYLNPGSVDIEPRFPNRKNPTPDVGYPGGLWFDWGNWGRGSPEPVMVLRTKEIKNGRLAMLAFVGFWFQAVYTGQGPLDNLFAHLADPGHCNIFSAFTSH from the exons ATGGCGACTCCTCTGCCCACCGGCTCATTCTCAGCATGTCGCCTCCAACCAAG GACCCGGGCGTTGCATGCCACTAAGCCGCCGGTGCAGAATGCTggcgcggcagcggcagcggcagcgtgcGCTCCCGtccggcggggcggcagccaccgtACTGGCGCGACCAAGAGCAGCCTGTCCACGGTGTGCGAGCCGCTGGGGCCCGACCGGCCCGTCTGGTTCCCCGGCACCGCCCCTCCGCCGTGGCTCGACGGCAG CCTTCCGGGAGACTTCGGATTTGATCCTCTGGGATTCGGATCGGAGCCGGAGTCCCTGCGGTGGTTCGCGCAGGCGGAGCTGATGCACGGCCGGTGGGCGATGCTGGCGGCGGCCGGGATCCTGGTCCCGGAGGTCCTGCACAAGTGGGGCTTCATGGAGGAGTTCTCCTGGTACACGGCCGGCGAGCGCGAGTACTTCGCGGACCCGTGGACGCTCTTCGTGACGCAGATGGCGCTCATGGGGTGGGTGGAGGGCCGGCGGTGGATGGACTACCTCAACCCGGGGTCCGTGGACATCGAGCCGCGGTTCCCCAACCGCAAGAACCCCACCCCGGACGTGGGGTACCCGGGGGGCCTGTGGTTCGACTGGGGCAACTGGGGCCGCGGCTCGCCGGAGCCCGTCATGGTGCTCCGCACCAAGGAGATCAAGAACGGCCGCCTTGCCATGCTCGCCTTCGTCGGCTTCTGGTTCCAGGCCGTCTACACCGGCCAGGGCCCCCTCGACAACCTCTTCGCGCACCTCGCCGACCCCGGCCACTGCAACATCTTCTCG GCGTTCACGTCCCACTGA